One region of Egibacteraceae bacterium genomic DNA includes:
- a CDS encoding class I SAM-dependent methyltransferase, which produces MFWNLLAQEWFPQVPGLVERLTKDSPARVVDVGCGTGRSTIAIARGFPDAAVVGLDLDEASVVEARANAEQQDVHDRVAFEVRDAADPGLEGRFDLVCAFETVHDMADQVGALRAMRGLAAADGFVLVMDERVADTFTTDSRATRLIASSAGFGDAEEPRKGAQRCTTSCSVRRRVHAVAVAVAAATARTTTPAVIERSTRPRPAPMAKAATAQMCVPVLIGARSASVATARKTR; this is translated from the coding sequence ATGTTCTGGAACCTTCTCGCGCAGGAGTGGTTCCCGCAGGTCCCCGGCCTCGTCGAGCGCCTGACCAAGGATTCGCCGGCGCGCGTGGTCGACGTCGGCTGTGGGACCGGGCGGTCGACGATCGCCATCGCGCGTGGCTTTCCCGACGCCGCCGTCGTGGGACTGGACCTCGACGAGGCGTCCGTCGTCGAGGCGCGAGCCAACGCCGAACAGCAGGACGTGCACGACCGTGTCGCCTTCGAGGTGCGCGACGCGGCCGATCCCGGGCTCGAGGGCCGGTTCGACCTCGTGTGCGCCTTCGAGACGGTCCACGACATGGCGGACCAGGTCGGTGCGCTGCGGGCGATGCGGGGCCTGGCTGCTGCCGACGGGTTCGTGCTGGTGATGGACGAGCGGGTGGCCGACACGTTCACCACCGACTCGCGAGCCACGAGGTTGATCGCGTCGTCGGCCGGCTTCGGGGACGCCGAGGAGCCGAGGAAGGGAGCGCAGCGGTGCACCACGAGCTGCTCGGTCAGACGACGCGTCCACGCTGTGGCCGTGGCCGTGGCGGCCGCGACCGCCCGCACAACAACGCCCGCGGTCATCGAGCGCAGCACCCGACCGCGGCCGGCTCCTATGGCCAAGGCGGCGACGGCGCAGATGTGCGTCCCGGTGCTGATCGGGGCGAGGAGCGCCAGCGTGGCCACGGCAAGGAAGACCAGGTGA